The genomic region CCGGCAACCCCGGCGGCAGGAACACGGAGGGCGGCCCGGTCCCAAAGTCGAGCTGGTGGAACCTGAACCCCAGCCAGCTGTCCACCTCGATGTCCGGGCAGAGCATCGTCCCGAAAGTTGACGTCGCCGCGAGCTCCTCCCCGTTCGCGTGCGCCACCCCGCCGAAGTCCACGTACGACTGGATGTACTCCTCGTCGACGCGCGCCGCGGCGTCGCGGATGGCGCCGACCACGCCGCCGTAGCTCAAGCCCAGCACGTCCCGCACCTGGAGCCTCGGGAACGCCCAGAGCACCATGTTGCCGAAGAAGTCCATTGGCACGGGTGGGTTGGCCCTGCCCCTGCAGTTCACGGCCACCCTCACCTGCGTGAACTCCTCCGGGCTCAGCCCCCGCGCCGCCGTGACCGTCTTCCACACGTGCGCCAGCAGGCACTGGAACGTGCTGCAGCGTGCGCCCACGCGGGACCTGAGCTCCGCGATGAACTCTGCCGGGAAGTGCACCTTGATGTTCCTGATCTTGTCCATGGGGAGAACGGCATGGGGCTGGCTGGTGGCgctgccttctcctgccttgaACTCGATGGACCGGTGGTCGAACACTGGCTTCGGCGTGCTGCCAGGCACGGCGGTGGCCGCGCGGTCTATGAAAGGGGAGGGCACGGTGAAGCCCTTGCCCTCGCGCACCGCGGTCGCCCACGCGCCGTAGAAAGTGCTCGCGGCGTGGCCGTCGGCGATGTGGTGGTGGCATATCACGCCGAGCAGGAGGCCGCCGCACCTGTAGCGGCTGAGCTTGACCTGCAGCAGCGCTGGTCCAACGCTCTCCTGTAGAGTAATTGAAAAACACATCAGCACTCCATACAATCAAaaccactgcatgcatgcatgaacagtACTATGAGAATGTGACGTGACGGCACCTCCGGCACCGTAGGGTAAAAGCCGGCGACGTCCGTGGCCATGCCGCCGGCGGCGAGCACGTCGGCCATGTCGGCCGGGACGTCGGCCTCGATGACGAGCACGCCCTCGTTGTTGAGGTGGAGGACGCGGCGGCCGTGGCCGTCGAGGGCGAAGCGGCCCAGCAGGTGAGGGTAGGGCGCGATGGCCCGGAGGAGGCCCTCCTTGAGCGCCTGGTTGGACGGCGCCGGGGCGGGGTAGGCGAGCACGATGGGGACGTAGGTGTCGATGGCGGCGCGGTCGAAGACGGTCAGCTGGACCTTGCCGCCGGCCAGCGGGTGCGGCGCGGCGTACGCCGGCTTCAGCATCGCGCTTCTGCTGGTGGCAACAACCTGGCCGGCTTCTGCGTAGTTAACCTCCATTTCTGCGTACGTATGCGTATGCAAGCGGGCACGAGGTCGATGTCTAGCTATCACCTTTCTACAAAGAGGCCGATGAACTCGTCGAGTGTGGCTTGGATCGATGAACAGGTAGGGGCGCTTACGTCCGCTTATATAGAGCTCCA from Triticum aestivum cultivar Chinese Spring chromosome 4A, IWGSC CS RefSeq v2.1, whole genome shotgun sequence harbors:
- the LOC123081512 gene encoding tryptamine benzoyltransferase 1, with amino-acid sequence MEVNYAEAGQVVATSRSAMLKPAYAAPHPLAGGKVQLTVFDRAAIDTYVPIVLAYPAPAPSNQALKEGLLRAIAPYPHLLGRFALDGHGRRVLHLNNEGVLVIEADVPADMADVLAAGGMATDVAGFYPTVPEESVGPALLQVKLSRYRCGGLLLGVICHHHIADGHAASTFYGAWATAVREGKGFTVPSPFIDRAATAVPGSTPKPVFDHRSIEFKAGEGSATSQPHAVLPMDKIRNIKVHFPAEFIAELRSRVGARCSTFQCLLAHVWKTVTAARGLSPEEFTQVRVAVNCRGRANPPVPMDFFGNMVLWAFPRLQVRDVLGLSYGGVVGAIRDAAARVDEEYIQSYVDFGGVAHANGEELAATSTFGTMLCPDIEVDSWLGFRFHQLDFGTGPPSVFLPPGLPVEGLMVFVPSRTVKGSVDLFMALAEDHVAAFKKICYSLDILPSRM